From a region of the Corvus cornix cornix isolate S_Up_H32 chromosome 2, ASM73873v5, whole genome shotgun sequence genome:
- the SKIDA1 gene encoding SKI/DACH domain-containing protein 1, whose protein sequence is MGDLKSGFEEVDGVRLGYLIIKGKQMFALSQVFTDLLKNIPRTTVHKRMDHLKVKKHHCDLEELRKLKAINSIAFHAAKCTLISREDVEALYTSCKTERVLKTKRRKLSRALSATDLRPELAPADPFSGFWKENKLWLGLSDSPRPLLPVRRKALRPGDTALLPAAHLPHIFSKYTGHSYPEIARAPCKSPVNYETAPAVGGCVPLRSRRPLAAAARPRLPAAGPPPLPARCRRRRHGAAAAAGTLGPPGGARRPLALPRPCRPRGVPRLPLPLPRGFGPPAFPESGSSDSESSCCSGRAAHDSDCGSSLSSSSEGSSEEEDEEEEDEEGSGASDSSEGSSEEEEEEEEEEEEEEEEEDSTSDSDSSSVSSQVSVQSIRFRRTSFCSPPGVVHANFLYHLAAAAASRPPAPAEPGGLPALRGAPGGVKPELPEEWGRPGWAPTAPALRCSGGLGSCFAEIRDDRVSELTFPHSEFSNNAKSTDLTINCVAKGASSPSPKTNNAFPQQRILREARKCLQATTTHRADNNTIAARFLNNDSSSAAANSEKDSKIPHCIEFATDLPSLQTDPAEDAASPGAAAAAELQCTDTGNKALPFLHSIKIKIEDSSASDEYEPDLTTHKLKCECNDTKDEFYGATESNNQDALLTAKEDSACTEKETTSLNPLTQSQVLSCTLGTPKPEDGEYKFGARVRKNYRTLVLGKRPVLQTPPVKPNLKSARSPRPTGKIETHEGTLDDFTVNNRRKRVASNVASAVKRPFNFIANFPCPPSLIIGNDGDLLPAYSLNTTKDSQPPHKAHPVWKWQLGGSAIPLPPSHKFRKFN, encoded by the coding sequence ATGGGAGACCTGAAGTCGGGTTTTGAAGAGGTGGATGGCGTGAGGCTCGGCTACCTCATCattaaaggaaagcaaatgtttgCACTCTCCCAGGTTTTTACAGACCTGCTCAAAAACATCCCGCGAACTACCGTGCACAAGCGAATGGatcatttaaaagtaaaaaaacatCACTGCGACTTGGAGGAGTTGAGGAAGCTCAAAGCCATCAACTCCATCGCTTTCCACGCCGCCAAATGCACCCTGATCTCCAGAGAGGACGTGGAAGCCCTATACACATCCTGCAAAACCGAACGGGTTCTTAAAACGAAACGGAGGAAACTAAGCCGGGCGCTGTCTGCCACCGATCTCCGGCCGGAGCTCGCTCCCGCCGACCCCTTCTCCGGCTTCTGGAAGGAGAACAAACTTTGGTTGGGTCTGAGCGACTCTCCTCGGCCGCTGCTGCCCGTCCGGAGGAAAGCTCTGCGCCCGGGGGACACAGCCTTGCTACCGGCTGCTCATCTACCTCACATTTTTAGTAAATACACTGGCCACAGCTACCCAGAAATCGCTCGGGCGCCTTGCAAATCCCCCGTAAACTATGAAACGGCGCCGGCGGTGGGCGGCTGCGTGCCCCTGCGCTCCCGCCGCCCTCTCGCCGccgcggcgcggccccggctcCCGGCCGCCGGTCCCCCGCCCCTGCccgcccgctgccgccgccgccgccacggggcggccgccgccgccggcacGCTGGGCCCCCCCGGCGGCGCCCGCCggcccctggccctgccccgGCCTTGCCGGCCCCGCGGCGTCCCGCGGCTGCCGCTGCCTCTGCCCCGCGGCTTCGGGCCGCCCGCCTTTCCCGAGAGCGGCAGCAGCGACTCGGAGTCCAGCTGCTGCTCGGGCCGCGCCGCCCACGACTCGGACTGCggctccagcctctccagctccAGCGAGGGCAGCTcggaggaggaggacgaggaggaggaggacgaggagggCAGCGGCGCCTCGGACTCCAGCGAGGGCAGCtcggaggaggaggaggaagaggaggaggaggaggaggaagaggaggaggaggaggacagcaCCTCGGACTCCGACTCCAGCTCGGTCTCCAGCCAGGTTTCGGTGCAGAGCATCCGCTTCAGGCGCACCAGCTTCTGTAGCCCGCCCGGCGTGGTCCACGCCAACTTCTTGTACCATctggcggccgccgccgcctcccggcccccggccccggcggagCCCGGTGGGCTGCCCGCCCTCCGCGGCGCTCCCGGCGGAGTCAAGCCGGAGCTGCCGGAGGAGTGGGGCCGCCCCGGCTGGGCTCCCACCGCCCCGGCGCTGCGCTGCTCCGGCGGCCTGGGGAGCTGCTTCGCAGAGATAAGAGATGATAGGGTATCCGAACTCACATTCCCACACTCTGAATTTTCCAATAATGCCAAGAGTACTGACCTAACAATTAACTGTGTTGCAAAGGGGGCCTCTTCACCTAGCCCAAAGACAAACAATGCATTTCCACAACAAAGAATACTCAGAGAGGCAAGGAAATGCCTTCAAGCAACTACTACACACCGTGCAGATAACAATACAATAGCTGCTAGGTTCTTAAATAATGATTCTTCATCAGCGGCAGCAAATTCAGAGAAAGATTCCAAAATCCCTCATTGTATTGAATTTGCCACGGATTTGCCCTCTTTACAAACTGATCCTGCGGAGGATGCTGCTTctccaggggcagcagcagcagctgagctccagTGCACTGATACAGGCAATAAGGCATTGCCATTCCTGCACAgcattaaaatcaaaatagaGGACAGCAGTGCGAGCGACGAGTATGAGCCTGATCTTACAACACATAAGCTAAAGTGTGAGTGCAATGATACTAAGGATGAGTTTTACGGTGCGACTGAGAGTAATAACCAGGACGCTTTATTAACAGCCAAGGAAGATTCTGCATGCACTGAGAAAGAAACCACTTCCTTAAACCCACTGACTCAGAGTCAGGTCCTCTCATGCACTTTAGGTACTCCAAAACCTGAGGATGGGGAGTATAAATTTGGAGCAAGGGTGAGAAAAAATTACAGGACACTGGTTTTGGGAAAGCGACCTGTACTGCAGACTCCTCCAGTCAAACCAAATTTGAAATCAGCTCGAAGCCCACGTCCTACAGGTAAAATCGAGACACATGAAGGAACACTGGATGATTTTACAGTTAACAATAGACGCAAAAGGGTAGCCAGCAATGTAGCATCAGCAGTGAAAAGGCCATTTAATTTCATTGCAAATTTTCCCTGTCCACCATCACTAATTATTGGCAATGATGGGGATTTGTTGCCAGCTTATTCCTTAAACACCACTAAGGATTCCCAACCACCTCACAAGGCCCATCCTGTATGGAAATGGCAGCTGGGCGGTTCTGCAATACCTCTTCCACCTAGCCACAAATTCAggaaatttaattaa